Below is a window of Frigoribacterium sp. SL97 DNA.
GTAGGTGCTGCGCACGATCGCCAGCACGAGCCCGTCGTCGGTCGCGATCTGCAGCCCGCCGCCGTTCCAGAGCTTGCCCAGCCCGAGGTACGGGTCGATCTCGGCGGCCGCACGGGCACCGTCGACGGCGGTCACGGGCTCGGGCGTCACCACGGTGTACTCACGAGGCACGGTGCACCCCCGGCGGGGTCATCGCGGCGAGGATCTCGTCGGCGCCGACGACCTCGACCGCGTCGGCGAAGCGGTGCCAACGGGCTGCGGCCGCGGCACCGTCGACAGCACCAGCACCAGCACCAGCACCGACCTCGGCGTCACCGGCCGGCCCCTCGTCGAACGACACGAGCACCGACGGCGTCCGCGACGACCCGAGCACCCGTCCGCCGACCCGACGGACCAGGCCCTCGACGTCCAGCTGCATGCCCCGGACGCTCCGGGCCCCGACGACGGCGGCGAGTGGCTGCGGTGCGACCCGGTCGTGGGCGGACACCGTCCCGTCGGCCCGGCCGGACATCGACCACGCCGTGGCCAGGAGGACCTGCTGTCGACCGGCCACGTCGGCGAGCGCGTCCGCGACGACGCCCGGCGCGACGGCTCCGGTCACGACGATGCGGGTCTCCTCGATCACGCCGTCGTCGCTGCGCGCGATACGCACCCAGCCCCGGTACCTCGGCCCGGAGGCGTCGCCGCCGGCCACGTGGAACCGCGTCTCGGAGGGCATGCGGCTGCGCGCGGCGGCCGTGAAGAAGTCCCGGTCCCAGACCGTGGTGGCCGGCTCGGTCGTCCCCCACAGGGTGCGCGTGCCGGGAGCGAGTGACTCGACGAGTCGTTCGAGCGTGCCACCGAGTCGGGCCTCGGCCCGCGCCCGGTGGTGGGTGACGACGGCGAGCTGCGTCCACGGGACGGCGTCGGGGTCGACGGTGCGTCCCTCGTCGAGCCGGACCGACGACGGCGCCTCGTCCTGCGGCAGCGGGTAGCCGTCCTCGGTCACCCCGAGGCCGTGGGCCGGTGAGCGCACCGGCTCGAGCGTGACCGCCCGACGCAGCGAACCGTCGGAGGCGCGGGTCAGCCAGACCCCGCCGAGCACGTCGAGCAGGTGGAACAGCGAGTACGTGAGCCGCGATGCGGGATCGGTGACGAGGGCGACGCGGGTGCCCGGCCCGGCACAGTCGACGAAGAGGGCCGAGAGGCCACTGGACACCCCGACGACGGGCTTGCTCGACCGCGACTCGACCCAGCCGGGCCCGTGCGTGTCGAGC
It encodes the following:
- a CDS encoding DUF6177 family protein: MTDDATTTVSLLHPMLDTHGPGWVESRSSKPVVGVSSGLSALFVDCAGPGTRVALVTDPASRLTYSLFHLLDVLGGVWLTRASDGSLRRAVTLEPVRSPAHGLGVTEDGYPLPQDEAPSSVRLDEGRTVDPDAVPWTQLAVVTHHRARAEARLGGTLERLVESLAPGTRTLWGTTEPATTVWDRDFFTAAARSRMPSETRFHVAGGDASGPRYRGWVRIARSDDGVIEETRIVVTGAVAPGVVADALADVAGRQQVLLATAWSMSGRADGTVSAHDRVAPQPLAAVVGARSVRGMQLDVEGLVRRVGGRVLGSSRTPSVLVSFDEGPAGDAEVGAGAGAGAVDGAAAAARWHRFADAVEVVGADEILAAMTPPGVHRAS